A genomic region of Pseudomonas sp. MPC6 contains the following coding sequences:
- the emhR gene encoding efflux system transcriptional repressor EmhR, producing the protein MVRRTKEEAQETRSQILEAAEQAFFERGVARTTLAEIATLAGVTRGAIYWHFSNKAAVVQAMLDTLHEPLDDMAKASESADELDPLGCMRKLLIHLFHQVALDPKTRRLNEILFHKCEFTDEMCDLRQQRRAASLDCNGRIALALSNAVNRGQLPENLDTVRAAISLHAYIDGILYQWLLAPDSFELHTEAERWADTGLDMLRLSPSLCK; encoded by the coding sequence ATGGTCCGTCGTACCAAAGAGGAAGCTCAAGAAACCCGTAGCCAGATACTCGAAGCGGCCGAACAAGCCTTCTTCGAGCGGGGCGTGGCGCGCACCACGCTGGCGGAGATCGCGACCCTGGCCGGCGTTACGCGCGGGGCCATCTATTGGCATTTCAGCAACAAGGCGGCCGTGGTGCAGGCCATGCTCGACACCCTTCACGAGCCGCTGGATGACATGGCCAAGGCCAGCGAAAGTGCGGATGAACTCGATCCGCTGGGCTGCATGCGCAAGCTGTTGATTCATTTGTTTCATCAAGTTGCGCTGGACCCGAAGACCCGACGACTCAATGAGATTCTGTTTCATAAGTGCGAATTCACCGATGAAATGTGCGACCTGCGCCAGCAGCGCCGCGCGGCCAGTCTCGATTGCAATGGGCGAATCGCCCTGGCCCTGAGTAATGCAGTGAATCGGGGACAGTTGCCGGAAAACCTCGACACCGTCCGCGCCGCCATCAGCCTGCATGCGTACATTGATGGCATCCTGTACCAGTGGCTGTTGGCGCCCGACAGTTTTGAACTGCACACCGAAGCCGAGCGTTGGGCCGATACAGGGTTGGATATGCTGCGCTTGAGCCCGAGTCTGTGCAAATAA